The genomic region CTGGCGACAACGCGGCCTCGGCCTGCGGCATGGGCACGGTCGGCGAGGGGCAGGCCTTTGTGTCGCTCGGCACCTCCGGCGTACTATTTGCGGCGAATGCCAGCTACCTTCCCAATCCGGAAAGCGCGGTTCATGCCTTCTGCCATGCGCTCCCGAACACCTGGCACCAGATGGGCGTCATCCTTTCGGCGACCGATGCGCTAAACTGGCATTCGGGCGTCACTGGCAAGAGCGCCGCGGAGCTTGCCGGCGAACTCGGCGAGGTGCTGAAGGCGCCCGGTTCCGTCACTTTCCTTCCCTATCTTTCCGGTGAGCGCACACCCCACAATGATGCGTCGATCCGCGGCGCCTTTGCGGGACTCGGCCACGAAAGTTCGCGTGCGGTGCTGACGCAGGCGGTGCTCGAAGGCGTCTCCTTCGCCATCCGCGACAGCCTGGAGGCGCTCCGCGCGGCCGGCACGAGACTCCAGCGCGTGACCGCGATCGGTGGTGGTTCGCGCTCACGCTACTGGCTGAAGTCGATCGCCACGGCGCTGAACCTGCCCGTCGACCTGCCGGCGGAAGGCGATTTCGGTGCGGCTTTCGGCGCGGCTCGGCTCGGCCTTATCGCGGCGACCGGCGCCGATGCTGTCGCAACCTGCTTTGCACCGGCAACGGCCGAAACCATCGCGCCGGAAGCGTCGTTGGTTTCGGCCTATGAGGATGCCTATCAGCGTTATCGTCGCCTCTATCCGGCAATCAGGGATGCCACGCTATGATCAGCCGCGGCACATCCGACCGTCGCTCATTGCGCCGGGATCTTGTCGAGGAAGCCGGTCACCTGTTTCAGCCGGCCATCCTCGATGAGGCCGAAATCCGTGCCCTCGATGACAGAGGTTCCGTTCGGCCCGAGCGTCCAGGAAAAGCGGATCGTGTCGGCGAACCCGTCCGGCTTGCCCTTCAGGGCGAAGCGGAAGCCGGGGAACTGACGCTGGACACCGGCAATCAGCGTGTTGATCGCCTCGTGGCCCTCGCCCTGCATGACCGGGTCGCGATAGCCGATCTCCGGTGTGAACGCCCTTTCGACAAGCGTGCCGCGCTTTGCGGCATCGGTCTCGTTCCAGGCGGCAATATAGGCTTCGGCAATGTGATCGAGGTCGTGCATCGGAATTCTCCCTTCGCTTTGCGTTTCGATGGGCCGACTGTCGGCGATCGAGGGAATGAAACCAATTACCTTCCACGTAATGGCCGGCCGCCGCTTGGCGCCGGCGATCCATCATCCATGAGAGGAGCAAGACCGTGAGCACCGGATTTTTCGGCGACATCGCCAAGATCAAATACGAGGGTACTGAGAGCACCAACCCGCTCGCCTTCCGCCATTACAACCCGGACGAAATCGTTCTCGGCAAGCGGATGGAGGATCACCTTCGCTTTGCAGTCGCCTATTGGCACACCTTCGTCTGGCCGGGCGGCGATCCGTTCGGCGGCCAGACGTTTGAGCGTCCCTGGTTCAAGGACACGATGGATGCCGCGAAGCTGAAGGCCGACGTCGCGTTCGAATTCTTCGAGCTTCTCGGCGTGCCGTTCTACTGCTTCCACGACGCGGACGTGCGTCCGGAGGGCAAAAACTTCGCCGAGAACACAAGCAACCTCGACGAGATCGTCGACTATTTCGCAAAGAAGCAGGCCGAAACCGGCGTCAAGTTGCTCTGGGGCACCGCGAACCTCTTCTCGAACCGGCGCTACATGTCGGGGGCGGCGACCAATCCGGATCCGGACGTTTTCGCCTTTGCCGCAGCGACGGTGAAGACCTGCATCGACGCGACCCAGAAGCTCGGCGGCGAGAACTACGTGCTCTGGGGCGGACGCGAAGGCTACGAGACCCTGCTCAACACCGATCTCCAGCGCGAACTCGACCAGCTCGGCCGCTTCGTCAATCTGGTCGTCGAGTACAAGCACAAGATCGGTTTCAAGGGCACGATCCTGATCGAGCCGAAGCCGCAGGAGCCGACCAAGCACCAGTACGACTTCGACGTCGCCACGGTCTACGGCTTCCTCAAGAAGTACGGCC from Sinorhizobium garamanticum harbors:
- the xylA gene encoding xylose isomerase, translating into MSTGFFGDIAKIKYEGTESTNPLAFRHYNPDEIVLGKRMEDHLRFAVAYWHTFVWPGGDPFGGQTFERPWFKDTMDAAKLKADVAFEFFELLGVPFYCFHDADVRPEGKNFAENTSNLDEIVDYFAKKQAETGVKLLWGTANLFSNRRYMSGAATNPDPDVFAFAAATVKTCIDATQKLGGENYVLWGGREGYETLLNTDLQRELDQLGRFVNLVVEYKHKIGFKGTILIEPKPQEPTKHQYDFDVATVYGFLKKYGLENEVKVNIEQGHAILAGHSFEHELALANALGIFGSIDMNRNDYQSGWDTDQFPNNVPEMALAYYHVLAGGGFKTGGTNFDAKLRRQSIDPEDLLIGHIGGMDCCARGLKAAAKMIEDKALSAPLEKRYAGWNVPEAKKMLDGGFSLDEIEAWVRKADLNPQPKSGKQEFLENVVNRYV
- the xylB gene encoding xylulokinase, translating into MYLGLDLGTSGVKAMLIDDEQKIIGSASGALDVSRPHPGWSEQDPAEWIRAAQEAIAGLKTAHPDAVAAVRGIGLSGQMHGATLLDENDAVLRPCILWNDTRSFRQAAVLDSDPQFRALTGNIVFPGFTAPKLAWVRENEPEIFAKVRWVLLPKDYLRLWLTGEHMSEMSDSAGTSWLDTGKRKWSESLLAATHLDERQMPELVEGTDSAGTLRPELASRWGMGTGVVVAGGAGDNAASACGMGTVGEGQAFVSLGTSGVLFAANASYLPNPESAVHAFCHALPNTWHQMGVILSATDALNWHSGVTGKSAAELAGELGEVLKAPGSVTFLPYLSGERTPHNDASIRGAFAGLGHESSRAVLTQAVLEGVSFAIRDSLEALRAAGTRLQRVTAIGGGSRSRYWLKSIATALNLPVDLPAEGDFGAAFGAARLGLIAATGADAVATCFAPATAETIAPEASLVSAYEDAYQRYRRLYPAIRDATL
- a CDS encoding nuclear transport factor 2 family protein; the protein is MHDLDHIAEAYIAAWNETDAAKRGTLVERAFTPEIGYRDPVMQGEGHEAINTLIAGVQRQFPGFRFALKGKPDGFADTIRFSWTLGPNGTSVIEGTDFGLIEDGRLKQVTGFLDKIPAQ